AAACTATTTCGGAAAGCCACCCATATGGAAGCATCTTTTAGGATCAAATGATAATTCTCCAAAGTAAATCCGACAGGCCAAATGCCTACCGCTCCGCTATTAATAGCAGACGCGTTGCTGAACGATTGTGCAAGCACGTTCAAAATTGGCAGCACCATCGTAAGCCCGATGACGAACAGCAGGATGATGTTGAACAGTTGGAAAGCGCGCTGGCCTTTTGTTAGAATCAAAGCTTTCACCTCCTCGGCAGTAATTAATAAAGTCCGTCGCCGGTCATTTTTTTGCTCAACATATTACCAGACACAATCAGGATCAAGCCGACAAATGATTTGAAAATACCGATCGCTGTCGTGTAGCTATACTGCCTGTCGACAAGTCCTGCCCGGTAAACATACGTATCAAGGATTTCTCCATTCTCACTGTTGAGCGGGTTCAGGAACACGAATACGCGCTCAAAGCCGAAGTCCATAAATCGTCCAATATGCAGCAAGAACAAAATTGTGATTACCGGCAGAATCGATGGCAAGGTAATCGAAATCGTTTGACGTAATCGGCCAGCCCCGTCGATGTCTGCTGCTTCATACAGATCGGGGTTAATCCCAGCGATGGCTGCCAAGTAAATAATGGTGCCCCAGCCGCTGTCTTTCCAAATACCGGATCCAATCAGAATCGTGCGGATAAAGCTATTTTCACCAAGAAAGTAAATCGAATCGATATGAAAGAAAGCTAGTACATGATTAATAGCGCCGTTGGTCGGGGACAGCAAGCTGACAATCATCCCTCCGACAATAATCCAAGATAGAAAATGGGGCATGTAGATGACCGTTTGCACGATCCTTTTATAAATGCTAATTCGGACTTCATTGAGCAGCAGCGCCAGAATAATCGGTACCGGAAAGGCGAAGATTAGATCATAGGCGGCAATCAACAGTGTATTTTTTAAAATGATCAGAAACTCGTCATACGCAAACATTCGCTGGAAATGAACGAAACCCACCCAAGGACTGCCAGAAATCCCCTTGAAAATATTAAAATTCTGGAAAGCGATCGCCGATCCGAATAAGGGGATGTACTTGAAAATGACAAAGTAGATGAGACCCGGAATCGAAATGACGTACAACGGCCAGTGTTTGAAAAAGAAGGCCCTTTTGCTTTTCGTATTTGCAAATTGATAAAGCACTTGTCCGGAAGTATCCGTTTTTGAAGCCATGTGTATTACTCCTTTCTATGCTGTCAGCATTTGCATTTATCATACTATAGGCTTGAATACGCATACATGTGGAAACTTCGAAGCTACATGTGTTTTTTTATGGTCCGATGCTTAATGACGAAAAAATGAGATGGCGCCCAAAAAAAAGAAGCTGCTCGCTAGGAGACAGCCTCTTCATCCTTATTTGCCTACTTCAAATATGATCGCTTTAAGCGGTGCTTCGCCGTCATTCTCCAAGCCATGCTTCCACCACGGCTTGTTGAGCAGAACGTCGCCTGCCCGCACTCGGTAAGTCTCGCCATTGACCGTCATCTGCCCCGAACCAGCGAGTACGATGTAGATTTCCTCGTCATCCCGATGTCCGTGATAGCCGATCGACGCTCCCGGAGGGATCTCGCTGTAACCCAAAAACTTGATCGGCGTCTCAAAGTCAGTTCCGTCGAACAGTCTGGCGCCTCGCACCTTCCCCAGTCCGTGGTGGCTGACGCTGTCGTGGGTTTCTGCCTTCAGATAGTTGCGGACTATCATCGGACCATAGCCCCAACTGGGCGATGTGTCCACGGGACGACCTTCAGACAGCGACTGCCGGGCGTAATGGGCAAGCGCCTGGTTCTTGAGATAATCCCTGCCGCTTGTCTCCGCAGGACGCCCCTGCTCCAGTGACAGCAGGAACTCGTCGAACGGTCCTGGCGCTGCTGCATCTGCAAAGTCAGCGATATGGATCGTGCCGGCTTCCGTCGTCAGTGTTATTTGTTTATCAACAAATAAAATAGTCCCCTTCGTCCCCTCGATACGCCAATCGCCCGTCCAATCCGTCTGACGGCCGAATGTGCTCGTCGAGCAGCGCAGCGTCGCTTGAATCCCCATTTGCATGTCCATAACAATCTGCATCTGATGGCGCTTCACAGCATACAGCTTGCCCACTTCCCGCCCCGTCCAATAACGCAGCAGGTCAAAATGATGCACGTTCAGCTCTTCCAGCACGCTTGCTGGGTCTTCGAAATCCCGCTTATCCTTGTCCCGCTGCCGATAAAAGTCGCAATCCAAAGTCAGCAGATCGCCAATAGCCCCCTCGCTAAGCAACTGCTTGAGCTTGCGCGAAGCGGGATATGTGCGGTAATTCTCGGCAATCATGAGCGGAATGCCTTCGCGTTCTGCTCGCTCGACGACAGCGACCGCATCTTCATAATTGGCGGCAATGGGCTTTTCACAGAAAATCGGTAGTTTGTGGTCGAGTGCCAAATGGTTGATGGCCGTATGCGATTGACGCGGTGTAACATTGATAATAATATCTGGACGCTCGCATTCAATCGCTTCTTCTACCGAGGTGTAAAAAGGCACATCTTCCCCGTTTAACACCGCTTTCTTATCGGGGTTCGTATCGACGACCGCAAGTTCAATCCTGTCTTTATAGACACCGCGCATCCGGCGGTACCAAGCCGATCCAAACCCTCCCAAACCGATTAACACTGCTTTCATTGCGATGCCCTCCTCTTATTGATGCACAGCTTCAGGTCATTTCCACGCCATCCAGGACAATTGCTTTCAAGCAAATGAAGGAATCAGTTGAGAGAACGGCTGCTTTGACCCGCAGCACATACTCGCCCGCTTCGGAAATGCTGGCCTGGCCGATTTCTTTAACCGCAAAGGCATAGAAACCCCCAGTTGGCTGAATATCCACAACTTGGCGCATGATCGTCTTCTGATCCCGCTGCGAGCTGATTGTGACCTCTAGGGCTCCGCCGCCATCGATAGCGCCGTACTTCATGGAGACGCGATAGGTCCCCGGCTCTCCTGCACGGAAGTTCCACGCAGCCTGATCATCTGAACTTTTCCAATGAATGAGATTATCGTGATCATCTTTCCCTGTATCATAACGCAGGGTAGTCCCTGCAAGATCAGCATCAAAAGCACCGAAAATATTCGAATATCGATTAGGATGCAGCAACTGAAGTGGATTCGCATCGCATTCGCCTGCCAATTCAACCGCTATGACAGGAATCAGTGTATTAGCAAACTCACTAGGAACTACAATCCATACATCTTCTTCACTCATTCGCTGCACTTCCAGATTTGCTTGATTGGGATCAGCAAGCACATAGGCTTTCACAACAGCACTTCGCAGCCCTGGCACAATCAACTCGCCATTCGCCGGCCAATCGAATATGTGCAAATACAACGTATTCCCCTTGGCTGTGCATCTGCCCCACGGCGGCTTGCCAATTGGGCTTCTGCGCGAACCATGAACAGCGCTGTTATTGATTTGCATCCATGCGCCGATCTCCTTCAGCAGTTCCAGTGATTTGGGATCGAATGAGCCATCGCCCATCGGCCCAACATTGATCACGAAATTACCGTTCAAACTCAGAACATCAATCATCTGGCGCAGCGTCGTCTCGGCGGATTTCCAGTTGTGATCATTGGCTTTGTATCCCCACGAATCATTCAAAGTGGCGATAGATTCCCAATCTTCCCTCGGAACGCGCACATGTGGCTGATTATCCGAACTGTTCCCGTAATCGCCGTAGGGCTCCATCCAAACGCGGCGATTTACCAGACAATCTGGCTGCACCTGCTGGATTTGCTCAATGAAAGCTGCACCCTGCTCGGCCGTCAGCTTATGACCGCAGTCGAACCAAATAAGACCAACAGGTCCGTATTTCTCCAGCAGTTCTTTCACTTGCGGCAAAGCAAACGTGTGCAGATAATGCTCATAGCGGGTACGTTTATCTTCATCTGTAATCCAAAAAGCTACATTGTCATAAGCTCCAATATTGCCCGGGTAATCCCATGTATTTCCTTGAGAATCGGGATGATGCCAATCCATGGAGTGCGAGTAGTAGATGCATAGCTTAATCCCTTCCTCTCGGCAGGCGTCCGCTAATTCCCTTAGAGGATCACGGCCGAAAGGCGTCCGCTGGACAATGTTATAGGTCGATACCTCCGAGTCATACATGGAAAATCCTTCGTGATGCTTGGCTGTGAAAATCAAATACTGCAGCCCAGCCATTTTCGCCAATTGGACCCATTGCTTGGCATCAAAATGTTCGGCGCGGAATTGCCCCGTGATCTCCTCATACTCAGCAATCGGAATTTGCGCGCGCAGCATCAAATGCTCGGCATAAGAGGCGCGGACTTCCTCACCTTTCCAAATCCCACCTGGCAGCGAATACAAGCCCCAGTGAATGAACATGCCTACACGCGCTTCCCGCCACCACGCCATTTTGGCGTCATGGTGGCGGTCCTGCTTGCTGGCCAAACCGCCTGTTTGCGCTTCCTGCCCCTCATTATCCAGTAAATCCTCTCGTTCTATCATGGAGCTGTCTCCTATCTGTTCTTGCCTAATACAGGCATGATCATCGTCAGTTTCGTTCCCTTGTCAATCTCACTTTCAATTCTCAACCCATATTGATCGCCAAATACCATTTGAATCCGTCGATGCACATTGACGATACCGATGCCGCCAAGTCCGCTGGCTCCTGGAGAAGGACCCATCTCCCGGTCAGCAAGTTGGTTAGCATCCAGTTTCTCTCGCAGTTCAGCAAGCTTCTCTTCACTTATGCCTGCGCCATTATCCTCGATACTCACCCAGAAGATACCCTCATCTTCTCCGGCATGGATGCGGATATAATGATAATCCTCAACCCCCTCCGGGAAGGCATGCTGGAAAGCATTCTCTACAAGCGGCTGCAGTGTTAACCGAACCATATTGTGGAGCAGATAATCCGGAGGGACGGCTACGTCGACTTCGAACTCCCTGCCGATTCTATGCTGAAGCACCACCAGGAAGTACAGGACGTGCTTGAGTTCGCTCGCTACCGTAATCTCTTCCAAATTCGTTCGTACCGAATAACGGAGCATATACGATAAGGCTTTGACGATTTCAGAGATTTCCCGCGAATCGCGAATGACCGCATAACAAACGATCGTCTCCAGTGTGTTATAGAGAAAATGCGGATTAATTTGCAGCTGCAGCGATTGCAGCTCCGCCTTCTGCCGCTCCATTTGGCTTTGCTGATCGCTGAGTTCGGCCTGATACACCTTATCAACCAACTCCGAAAGCCGGTTCACCATCAAATTATAGCGGCTCATTAATTCAACAATTTCGTCGCGATGCTCCGGAATCGGGATCATCGCCCAGTTGCCTTTCTCCGTCTGACGCATCGCGCTTTTCAGGACACGGATCGGACCTGTGATCGTCTTGCCGAATCGGAAGGCGATCCACAGCGCCAAACATAGCGTGAAAAATCCGACAACCATCGTCGTAGTTCGAATTGTATTCACAGGCTTATGCAGCTCGTTGACCGACATCGACACAACCAACCGCCAATTGCCATATTTGGAGCTGCGGCTCATGAACATCTCCGCTTTGCCATCCAGCTGGGCCGTGAACGCCTGGGGTCCCGCTTGCAGAACCTGCTGCTGGATCACATCAGGCAGGTTCGTGCCCACCTTGGTCACGTCGGGGTGATACACATATTTCCCATTCTCGTCGGCAATGAAGAAGTAGCCGTTCTCCCCAAGCTCGATGCCCTTCCAGAGCTCTGTAAGCTCAGCAGCGCGCAGTTCAATGGCCAAGATTCCTTTGGGCTCCGATGAGGAAAGTCCACGTATGCGCCTGACAAGCGTCAACATTAAATTATTCTGA
Above is a genomic segment from Paenibacillus sp. HWE-109 containing:
- a CDS encoding ABC transporter permease; the protein is MASKTDTSGQVLYQFANTKSKRAFFFKHWPLYVISIPGLIYFVIFKYIPLFGSAIAFQNFNIFKGISGSPWVGFVHFQRMFAYDEFLIILKNTLLIAAYDLIFAFPVPIILALLLNEVRISIYKRIVQTVIYMPHFLSWIIVGGMIVSLLSPTNGAINHVLAFFHIDSIYFLGENSFIRTILIGSGIWKDSGWGTIIYLAAIAGINPDLYEAADIDGAGRLRQTISITLPSILPVITILFLLHIGRFMDFGFERVFVFLNPLNSENGEILDTYVYRAGLVDRQYSYTTAIGIFKSFVGLILIVSGNMLSKKMTGDGLY
- a CDS encoding cupin domain-containing protein, with the protein product MKAVLIGLGGFGSAWYRRMRGVYKDRIELAVVDTNPDKKAVLNGEDVPFYTSVEEAIECERPDIIINVTPRQSHTAINHLALDHKLPIFCEKPIAANYEDAVAVVERAEREGIPLMIAENYRTYPASRKLKQLLSEGAIGDLLTLDCDFYRQRDKDKRDFEDPASVLEELNVHHFDLLRYWTGREVGKLYAVKRHQMQIVMDMQMGIQATLRCSTSTFGRQTDWTGDWRIEGTKGTILFVDKQITLTTEAGTIHIADFADAAAPGPFDEFLLSLEQGRPAETSGRDYLKNQALAHYARQSLSEGRPVDTSPSWGYGPMIVRNYLKAETHDSVSHHGLGKVRGARLFDGTDFETPIKFLGYSEIPPGASIGYHGHRDDEEIYIVLAGSGQMTVNGETYRVRAGDVLLNKPWWKHGLENDGEAPLKAIIFEVGK
- a CDS encoding alpha-L-fucosidase, which encodes MIEREDLLDNEGQEAQTGGLASKQDRHHDAKMAWWREARVGMFIHWGLYSLPGGIWKGEEVRASYAEHLMLRAQIPIAEYEEITGQFRAEHFDAKQWVQLAKMAGLQYLIFTAKHHEGFSMYDSEVSTYNIVQRTPFGRDPLRELADACREEGIKLCIYYSHSMDWHHPDSQGNTWDYPGNIGAYDNVAFWITDEDKRTRYEHYLHTFALPQVKELLEKYGPVGLIWFDCGHKLTAEQGAAFIEQIQQVQPDCLVNRRVWMEPYGDYGNSSDNQPHVRVPREDWESIATLNDSWGYKANDHNWKSAETTLRQMIDVLSLNGNFVINVGPMGDGSFDPKSLELLKEIGAWMQINNSAVHGSRRSPIGKPPWGRCTAKGNTLYLHIFDWPANGELIVPGLRSAVVKAYVLADPNQANLEVQRMSEEDVWIVVPSEFANTLIPVIAVELAGECDANPLQLLHPNRYSNIFGAFDADLAGTTLRYDTGKDDHDNLIHWKSSDDQAAWNFRAGEPGTYRVSMKYGAIDGGGALEVTISSQRDQKTIMRQVVDIQPTGGFYAFAVKEIGQASISEAGEYVLRVKAAVLSTDSFICLKAIVLDGVEMT
- a CDS encoding cache domain-containing sensor histidine kinase, which encodes MKNLNLFKKLFLSYLIVILISLASVGIFSYRASSGELDHLVENQMSQVVDNAVHHTDLYIRAYERSMVSLLNSNDVKRFIDLPQGENGYPYYELRKVIKELGIVPAFIRNPEIADIFMISFNDNAMYFFNDTNGESFSKEQIQQQLAFYKAGTNPEGVLSVMNHSILPDQNNLMLTLVRRIRGLSSSEPKGILAIELRAAELTELWKGIELGENGYFFIADENGKYVYHPDVTKVGTNLPDVIQQQVLQAGPQAFTAQLDGKAEMFMSRSSKYGNWRLVVSMSVNELHKPVNTIRTTTMVVGFFTLCLALWIAFRFGKTITGPIRVLKSAMRQTEKGNWAMIPIPEHRDEIVELMSRYNLMVNRLSELVDKVYQAELSDQQSQMERQKAELQSLQLQINPHFLYNTLETIVCYAVIRDSREISEIVKALSYMLRYSVRTNLEEITVASELKHVLYFLVVLQHRIGREFEVDVAVPPDYLLHNMVRLTLQPLVENAFQHAFPEGVEDYHYIRIHAGEDEGIFWVSIEDNGAGISEEKLAELREKLDANQLADREMGPSPGASGLGGIGIVNVHRRIQMVFGDQYGLRIESEIDKGTKLTMIMPVLGKNR